In Chitinophagales bacterium, the sequence CAATAGTCCTTTATCCACCGGCACGCCATCCCTTGCTATTTTATGTTTGGTTCGAGTGGTCAGTGAAAAATGCATTAAAAAAACACAAAGCTGATGCTTTTATTTCCAGTGATGGGTTTATGAGCCTCTCTACAGATGTTCCTACATTATTGGTGATTCACGACCTGGCTTTTGAGCATTTCCCCGAACATATCAATTGGTGGGATAGAAAATACTACCGCTACTTTATGCCCAAATTTGCAAAAGCTGCAAAGCGCATAGCCACTGTTTCTAATTATTCAAAACAAGATATCGTAAAACATTACGGAGTTTCTGAAAATAAAATTGATGTGGTTTACAATGGTGTAAATGACAAATTCAAAACAGATAATGCTTCAAATCATTCTACAAAAATTGAGCAGTCTTATTTTCTTTTTGCAGGAGCCATTCAACCGCGCAAGAATCTGGGAAATATTCTCAGGGCATTTGACAGCTTTAAAGCAAAAACCAATACCCCTGTTCAACTAATAGTAGCCGGAAGAAAAGCCTGGAGATATGAGCAAGATCTGTTGGTCTGGGAAAATATGCAGTTCAAAGATGATGTGCAGTTTATTGACCATCAGACTCCTCAGCAATTGTCCGTATTGATGCAAAATGCACTAGCACTGGTTTATGTTTCTTTATTCGAAGGTTTTGGCATTCCAATTATTGAAGCCATGCGCTGTAAAACTCCGGTAATTACTTCCAAAACAAGTTCTATGCCCGAAGTAGCAGGAGATGCGGGCTTGCTATGCAACCCTAACAAACCTGCTGAAATTGCAGATGCTATGACCCGGATATATGAAAATCCAGAACTGCGAAAAGCACTGATTGAAAAATCTGAAGAACAACAAATGAAATTCTCATGGGACAAAACAGCTGATAAACTATGGGCTGCTTTTGAGAAGATGATGAGTTAAAACTTAACAAGGCTCCTTTTCATCAACTCATCCTGCTTTTTATTCCTGGAAGCATAAATGCCATACATCACGGCATCATACGTGAGCAAATAAATGCCTTGCAACATTACAGAATAACCAAATCCCTTGATCATCTCTGCTCTTTCTGGCTTAGCAATGCGTTTTGAGCGTTCATACATCCACAAACCGGAAAGCGTATAACCAACATCCAGTCCGGCATTGAGCAAATAAACCGTTTTGCTGCTTCTGAAACTTTTAGAAATTTGAAGCGGATCAGTTTCCACTTCTTTCTTTTTCATATAAGAAATTAAACTAGGCAAGGCAATTGCAAAATTCACTGCTCCCCAGCTCAGGTTCATCAAGTGAAAATTTCGCTGTGCACCTTCAGTAATCGGTGCAGCAATACTACCCGACACCATATTTGCCAAGCCCCAGCTTCCCAGGCTGATCATTCCTCTTTTGCTGATTTGTTTGTTTCTTTGTTCAAAAGCCTTCCAGTCTTCTGCCAAGTTGCTTTCCTGAGCCAAAGCAGGCATTAAAATCAAGTGAATCATTCCCACAACAAATATCAATCGAATGCTTTTCATAAGCGGTTTTTTATCATTTTCAAAACAGTATCTTTGCGCCATCATTTAGATACATAATACAAATGAAAGAAATTTTAGTTTTAGAATCTGTCAATAAAACTTATGGAGATTATAAAGCAAATGATGCCATAAGCTTTTCAGTTCCTGCCAATACAATA encodes:
- a CDS encoding glycosyltransferase family 1 protein, whose product is MKIAVNTRFLLSGQLEGIGWFTHETLKRITRNHPEHEFIFFFDRPYSQEFIFSDNITPIVLYPPARHPLLFYVWFEWSVKNALKKHKADAFISSDGFMSLSTDVPTLLVIHDLAFEHFPEHINWWDRKYYRYFMPKFAKAAKRIATVSNYSKQDIVKHYGVSENKIDVVYNGVNDKFKTDNASNHSTKIEQSYFLFAGAIQPRKNLGNILRAFDSFKAKTNTPVQLIVAGRKAWRYEQDLLVWENMQFKDDVQFIDHQTPQQLSVLMQNALALVYVSLFEGFGIPIIEAMRCKTPVITSKTSSMPEVAGDAGLLCNPNKPAEIADAMTRIYENPELRKALIEKSEEQQMKFSWDKTADKLWAAFEKMMS